The Bacillota bacterium genome has a window encoding:
- the tyrS gene encoding tyrosine--tRNA ligase encodes MVTSGEQVDILKRKTAEVVSEDDLREKLERASRASRPLRVKLGLDPSAPDIHLGHAVVLRKLREFQDLGHEVVLVVGDFTGRIGDPTGKSETRRQLSADEVMRNARTYQEQAYKILDPARTRIAFNSEWLSKLTFEDVINLASKYTVARMLERDEFNARFRQEQPIYIHEFFYPFMQAYDSVALQADVELGGTDQKFNILFGRMLQREYDQEPQVAMLMPILVGTDGVNKMSKSLGNYIGVAEPPSQMYGKTMSISDDVMMTFYELATALPDEEIETVRDELASGRLHPRDAKRRLAREIVALYHGWQAAKTAEEEFDAVFRKGELPEEVPEAVISVADLDEGKMWCPKLLVATGLAGSTSEARRLMDQGAVRVDDERLVDPQACVAIRDGTIIRVGKRRFARVRLA; translated from the coding sequence GTGGTGACTAGCGGGGAGCAGGTAGACATCTTGAAGAGGAAGACAGCGGAGGTGGTATCGGAGGATGACCTCCGCGAGAAGCTGGAAAGGGCATCGCGCGCGTCGCGACCGCTCCGCGTGAAGCTGGGGCTGGATCCTTCTGCGCCTGATATTCACCTCGGCCATGCTGTGGTGCTCCGCAAACTGAGGGAGTTCCAGGACCTCGGCCACGAGGTCGTGCTCGTGGTGGGGGACTTCACGGGGCGCATAGGCGATCCGACGGGGAAGTCCGAGACGAGGCGGCAACTTTCCGCAGACGAAGTCATGAGGAACGCTCGCACGTATCAGGAACAAGCATACAAGATCCTGGATCCGGCGAGGACCAGGATAGCTTTTAATAGCGAGTGGCTTTCCAAGCTCACCTTCGAGGACGTCATCAACCTCGCGTCCAAGTACACCGTCGCGAGGATGCTCGAACGGGATGAGTTCAACGCGAGGTTCCGTCAAGAGCAACCGATATACATCCACGAATTCTTCTATCCGTTCATGCAGGCGTACGACTCCGTGGCGCTCCAGGCAGACGTGGAACTCGGCGGCACTGACCAGAAGTTCAACATCCTCTTCGGAAGGATGCTCCAGCGCGAGTACGACCAGGAACCTCAGGTAGCCATGCTCATGCCGATTCTCGTTGGTACGGACGGCGTCAACAAGATGAGCAAGAGCCTGGGGAACTACATCGGTGTCGCGGAGCCGCCTTCGCAGATGTACGGAAAGACAATGTCCATATCTGATGACGTCATGATGACCTTCTACGAGCTCGCGACGGCTCTTCCCGACGAGGAAATCGAGACTGTGCGCGACGAGCTTGCTTCGGGGAGGCTACACCCTAGGGACGCGAAGAGGCGTCTGGCCCGCGAGATAGTCGCGCTTTACCACGGGTGGCAGGCGGCGAAGACCGCGGAGGAAGAGTTCGACGCGGTGTTCCGCAAAGGGGAACTGCCGGAGGAAGTCCCGGAAGCGGTCATCTCCGTCGCGGACCTCGACGAGGGCAAGATGTGGTGTCCCAAGCTCCTCGTGGCGACGGGACTCGCCGGAAGCACCAGCGAGGCGCGTCGACTCATGGACCAGGGGGCGGTGAGGGTTGATGACGAAAGGCTGGTCGATCCTCAGGCGTGCGTGGCCATAAGGGACGGCACCATCATTCGAGTGGGCAAACGCAGGTTCGCGAGGGTTCGCCTTGCGTGA